In Lates calcarifer isolate ASB-BC8 linkage group LG4, TLL_Latcal_v3, whole genome shotgun sequence, a genomic segment contains:
- the LOC108883341 gene encoding aquaporin-1, with amino-acid sequence MSEIKTWALWRAVLAESLGMIIFVFVGLSAAIGDRNNTYPDQEIKVAFAFGLAVATLAQCIGHISGAHLNPAITLGLLASCQMSVLRAFFYITAQLLGAVGGSAIVYGIRPATTDSLGVNKLNGISPSQGFAIEFLLTLQLVLCVLAVTDKRRDIGGFAPLAIGLSVGLGHLAGIRYTGCGINPARSFGPAIIQESFDDHWVYWVGPMSAGVVAALLYNYLLAPGDEPLSEKRRVLLCGGSSPENEIQEPLLEEVKDVKRSKEPV; translated from the exons ATGTCAGAGATTAAAACATGGGCACTGTGGAGGGCAGTTCTTGCTGAGTCTCTGGGAATGATCATCTTTGTCTTTGTCGGCCTCTCTGCTGCAATAGGGGACAGAAATAACACTTACCCTGACCAGGAGATAAAAGTGGCATTTGCCTTTGGCTTGGCTGTTGCCACGTTAGCCCAGTGTATAGGTCACATTAGTGGCGCCCACCTGAATCCTGCCATCACCCTGGGCCTCCTGGCTAGCTGCCAGATGAGTGTCCTCAGAGCCTTTTTCTACATAACTGCTCAGCTTTTGGGAGCTGTAGGTGGCAGTGCCATTGTGTATGGTATTAGGCCAGCAACCACAGATTCACTTGGTGTTAACAAG CTAAACGGAATCAGCCCAAGCCAAGGTTTTGCCATCGAattcctcctcaccctccagCTGGTCCTGTGCGTGCTCGCAGTCACCGACAAAAGACGAGACATCGGTGGATTTGCGCCTCTGGCCATCGGACTGTCTGTAGGGTTGGGACACCTTGCTGGG ATCCGCTACACAGGATGTGGTATCAACCCAGCTCGATCCTTTGGGCCTGCAATCATACAGGAGTCTTTTGATGATCACTGG GTATACTGGGTAGGACCAATGAGTGCTGGTGTAGTGGCAGCTCTTCTGTATAATTATCTGCTGGCACCTGGAGATGAACCCTTGAGTGAAAAAAGAAGAGTCCTGCTCTGTGGTGGTTCATCACCAGAAAATGAAATTCAGGAGCCCCTTCTGGAGGAAGTCAAAGATGTAAAACGGTCAAAAGAGCCAGTCTAA
- the LOC108883342 gene encoding aquaporin-1, with amino-acid sequence MQLVAVVCECRHFTQPQLKPTTRTATLPPTMREFKSKEFWRAVLAELVGMTFFIFLSIGAAIGNMNNTHPDQEVKVSLAFGLAIATLAQSLGHISGAHLNPAVTLGMLASCQISVFKAVMYIVAQMLGSALASGILYGVRPSASTALGLNALNGVTPSQGVGIELLATFQLVLCVIAVTDKRRRDVTGSAPLAIGLSVCLGHLTAISFTGCGINPARSFGPALILNNFENHWVYWVGPMCGGVAAALIYDFLLSPKFDDFPERMKVLVSGPVGDYEVNGGNDTTNVEMTSK; translated from the exons ATGCagcttgttgctgttgtttgtgagTGCAGACACTTTACACAGCCCCAGCTGAAACCCACAACCCGGACAGCCACTCTGCCACCAACCATGAGAGAGTTCAAGAGCAAAGAATTCTGGAGGGCCGTTCTGGCCGAACTGGTTGGCAtgacctttttcattttcctcagcaTCGGTGCAGCCATTGGGAACATGAACAACACTCACCCAGACCAGGAGGTGAAGGTGTCGCTGGCCTTTGGACTGGCTATCGCCACTCTGGCCCAGAGTTTAGGGCACATCAGTGGAGCCCACCTGAATCCCGCAGTTACCCTCGGGATGCTTGCCAGCTGCCAGATCAGCGTGTTCAAGGCCGTCATGTACATAGTGGCACAGATGCTGGGTTCAGCCCTGGCCAGTGGCATTTTGTATGGAGTGCGTCCAAGTGCCAGTACAGCACTGGGGCTCAACGCT CTCAACGGTGTCACTCCCAGCCAAGGCGTTGGCATCGAGCTCCTGGCAACCTTCCAGCTGGTGCTGTGTGTCATTGCAGTCACTGATAAAAGGCGGCGTGATGTCACCGGCTCAGCACCGTTGGCCATtggcctctctgtctgcctgggACACTTGACAGCT ATCAGCTTTACAGGCTGCGGCATCAACCCCGCTCGTTCTTTCGGTCCAGCTTTGATCCTGAACAATTTTGAAAACCACTGG GTGTACTGGGTGGGGCCAATGTGCGGTGGTGTAGCAGCAGCTCTCATCTACGACTTCCTGCTCTCCCCCAAATTTGATGACTTCCCCGAGCGCATGAAGGTCCTGGTCAGCGGCCCAGTGGGCGACTATGAGGTCAACGGAGGCAACGACACTACAAATGTGGAGATGACGTCAAAGTAG
- the LOC108883340 gene encoding aquaporin-1 has product MSEIRSWVFWRAVAAEFVGMLLFIFIGISAIVGKDKNEVPGESIAQELKVSLAFALAIATLAQSVGHISGAHLNPAVTLGLLVSCQISALRCLCYTLAQMLGAVAASAIVNGYSRQHSLGVNKLNVTIEQGFVIETLATLQLVLCVIAVTDKRRSDVKGFAPLAIGLSVGLGHFAAISFTGCGINPARSFGPALIRGEMENHWVYWLGPMCGGIAASLIYDFLLYPRSANLRTRKNVLLHGPEDENDAVEETAEDNGSPGPSRWPPQ; this is encoded by the exons ATGTCAGAAATAAGAAGCTGGGTGTTTTGGAGGGCTGTGGCTGCAGAATTTGTCGGTATGTTGCTGTTCATATTCATTGGTATATCTGCTATCGTTGGGAAAGATAAGAATGAGGTTCCCGGGGAGAGCATTGCTCAGGAGCTGAAGGTGTCACTGGCCTTTGCGCTGGCCATCGCCACTCTGGCTCAGAGCGTGGGCCACATCAGTGGAGCACACCTGAACCCTGCAGTCACTCTGGGCCTGCTGGTCAGCTGCCAGATCAGTGCCCTCAGATGCTTGTGCTACACCCTGGCTCAGATGCTCGGGGCAGTTGCAGCAAGTGCTATTGTGAATGGATACAGCCGCCAACACTCCCTTGGTGTTAACAAG CTAAATGTGACTATAGAACAAGGCTTTGTCATTGAGACCCTGGCCACCCTTCAGCTGGTTCTGTGTGTGATCGCTGTGACTGATAAGCGACGGAGTGACGTCAAAGGCTTTGCACCACTGGCCATTGGGCTGTCAGTGGGACTCGGGCACTTTGCAGCT ATAAGTTTCACTGGATGTGGTATCAATCCTGCTCGCTCCTTTGGACCAGCTTTGATACGTGGTGAAATGGAAAACCACTGG GTGTACTGGCTGGGCCCAATGTGCGGAGGAATAGCAGCATCTCTTATCTACGATTTCCTTCTGTATCCACGTTCGGCAAACCTCAGAACACGCAAGAACGTCCTGCTCCACGGTCCAGAGGATGAAAATGATGCAGTTGAAGAAACTGCAGAGGACAACGGCAGCCCAGGGCCAAGTCGGTGGCCACCACAGTGA